From the Gallaecimonas kandeliae genome, one window contains:
- a CDS encoding isovaleryl-CoA dehydrogenase → MFDTRQVLNQTPPLEKVDAFSLDRALTEGVVREGAGWAKEALSDHGRWITEPETLALGFAANAHPPEFQSHDRQGRRLDAIDYHPSYHQLMQKAMSEGLHAAPWREPKPGAHVARAAKYYLHSQVEAGHGCPVTMTFAAAPVLRAQLPDWHQKLMALDYDGSNRPHEQKRCLTLGMGMTEKQGGSDVRANISIARLHNDGCYELVGHKWFLSAPMSDAFLMLAQAQGGLSCFLVPRWWQGQKNPVEIQRLKDKLGNRSNASSEVELKGARGWLLGQEGKGVQTIIEMVALTRFDCMLGSSAGQRQAVVQAVHHAQHRQAFGKRLIDQPLMASVLADLQLEAEGSLALSLRMARALDNQADPHEQALLRLGTAVGKFWICKRTPQHAMEAMECLGGNGVMENFITARLYREAPINAIWEGSGNIQALDVLRALDRHPESLDAWARELDGTLTQHPLLELAWRQLQHLLKTDALIGARRITELLALTLQGALLAKGAPNGVADAFIRSRLGEGGHSYGTLPTGTDLDLLLQRAYWQG, encoded by the coding sequence ATGTTCGATACCCGGCAAGTGCTCAACCAGACCCCGCCCTTGGAAAAGGTCGATGCATTCAGCCTGGACAGGGCCCTGACCGAGGGGGTGGTCAGGGAAGGAGCTGGCTGGGCCAAGGAGGCGCTCTCGGATCATGGCCGCTGGATAACGGAGCCCGAGACCCTGGCCCTGGGCTTTGCCGCCAATGCCCATCCTCCTGAGTTCCAGAGCCATGATCGCCAGGGCCGCCGCCTGGACGCCATCGACTACCACCCCAGCTACCATCAGTTGATGCAGAAAGCCATGTCCGAGGGGCTGCACGCCGCCCCTTGGCGGGAACCCAAGCCGGGTGCCCATGTGGCCCGTGCCGCCAAGTACTACCTGCACAGCCAGGTGGAGGCCGGCCATGGTTGCCCTGTGACCATGACCTTCGCCGCCGCCCCCGTGCTCAGGGCCCAGCTGCCGGACTGGCACCAGAAATTGATGGCCCTGGATTACGACGGCAGCAACAGGCCCCATGAGCAGAAGCGCTGCCTGACCTTGGGCATGGGCATGACCGAGAAACAGGGCGGCTCGGACGTGCGCGCCAACATCAGCATCGCCCGGCTCCACAACGACGGCTGCTACGAGCTGGTAGGGCACAAGTGGTTCCTCTCGGCGCCCATGTCCGACGCCTTCCTGATGTTGGCCCAGGCCCAGGGCGGCCTCTCCTGTTTCCTGGTGCCCCGCTGGTGGCAGGGCCAGAAGAACCCGGTGGAGATACAGCGGCTCAAGGACAAGCTGGGCAACAGATCCAACGCCTCCAGCGAAGTGGAGCTCAAGGGGGCCCGCGGCTGGCTGTTGGGCCAGGAGGGTAAGGGGGTGCAGACCATCATCGAGATGGTGGCCCTGACCCGCTTCGACTGCATGCTGGGCTCGAGCGCCGGCCAGCGCCAGGCGGTGGTGCAGGCGGTCCATCATGCCCAGCACCGCCAGGCCTTCGGCAAGCGCCTCATCGACCAGCCGCTGATGGCCTCCGTGCTGGCCGACCTGCAACTGGAAGCCGAAGGCAGCCTCGCCTTGAGCCTGCGTATGGCAAGGGCCCTCGACAACCAGGCCGATCCCCATGAGCAGGCGCTGCTGCGCCTGGGCACGGCGGTGGGCAAGTTCTGGATCTGCAAACGCACTCCCCAGCATGCCATGGAGGCCATGGAATGCCTGGGTGGCAACGGCGTCATGGAGAACTTCATCACGGCGCGGCTCTACCGGGAGGCGCCCATCAACGCCATCTGGGAGGGATCCGGCAACATCCAGGCCCTGGATGTTTTACGGGCCCTGGACCGCCACCCAGAGAGCCTGGATGCCTGGGCCCGCGAGCTGGACGGTACCTTGACCCAGCACCCGCTGCTGGAACTGGCCTGGCGCCAGCTCCAGCACCTCCTGAAGACAGACGCCCTGATCGGCGCCAGGCGCATCACGGAGCTGCTGGCCCTGACCCTGCAAGGGGCCCTGTTGGCCAAAGGGGCCCCCAATGGTGTGGCCGATGCCTTTATCCGTTCACGGCTGGGGGAAGGGGGCCACAGCTACGGCACCCTGCCAACCGGCACTGACCTGGATTTACTCCTCCAGAGGGCCTACTGGCAAGGATGA
- the metK gene encoding methionine adenosyltransferase, with the protein MTRRLFTSESVSEGHPDKIADQISDAVLDAILAQDPKARVACETYVKTGMVIVGGEITTSAWVDIEELARRTVREIGYTSSEMGFDGDSCAVLNAIGKQSPDIAMGVDRADPFEQGAGDQGLMFGYASNETDVLMPAPITYSHRLVKRQAHVRKSKELSWLRPDAKSQVTFVYENGKPVAIDAVVLSTQHSPEIDQATLREAVMEHIIKPVLPAEWLTNKTKYFINPTGNFVIGGPMGDCGLTGRKIIVDTYGGMARHGGGAFSGKDPSKVDRSAAYAARYVAKNIVAAGLADRCEIQVSYAIGVAEPTSISVETFGTGKIEEERIDQLVREHFDLRPYGLVQMLDLNRPIYQPTAAYGHFGRDEFPWEKTDKAEALREAAGLK; encoded by the coding sequence ATGACCAGACGTCTTTTTACTTCCGAGTCCGTTTCTGAAGGCCATCCTGACAAGATCGCCGACCAAATCTCCGACGCCGTCCTTGACGCCATCCTGGCCCAGGACCCGAAAGCCCGGGTTGCCTGTGAGACCTACGTCAAGACCGGTATGGTGATCGTCGGTGGCGAAATCACCACTTCCGCCTGGGTCGACATCGAAGAACTGGCCCGCCGCACCGTCCGCGAGATCGGCTACACCAGCTCCGAAATGGGCTTCGACGGCGACAGCTGCGCCGTGCTGAACGCCATCGGCAAGCAGTCCCCCGACATCGCCATGGGCGTTGACCGTGCCGATCCCTTCGAGCAGGGCGCCGGTGACCAGGGCCTGATGTTCGGTTACGCCTCCAACGAAACCGACGTGCTGATGCCCGCCCCCATCACCTATTCTCACCGTCTGGTCAAGCGCCAGGCCCACGTGCGCAAGTCCAAGGAACTGTCCTGGCTGCGCCCCGACGCCAAGTCCCAGGTGACTTTCGTCTACGAGAACGGCAAGCCCGTGGCCATCGACGCCGTGGTGCTGTCCACCCAGCACAGCCCGGAAATCGACCAGGCCACCCTGCGTGAAGCCGTGATGGAGCACATCATCAAGCCGGTTCTGCCCGCCGAGTGGCTGACCAATAAGACCAAGTACTTCATCAACCCCACCGGCAACTTCGTGATCGGCGGCCCCATGGGCGACTGCGGCCTGACCGGCCGTAAGATCATCGTCGACACCTACGGCGGCATGGCCCGTCACGGTGGTGGCGCCTTCTCCGGTAAGGATCCGTCCAAGGTTGACCGCTCCGCCGCCTACGCCGCCCGCTACGTCGCCAAGAACATCGTCGCCGCCGGCCTGGCCGACCGCTGCGAGATCCAGGTGTCCTACGCCATCGGCGTGGCCGAGCCGACCTCCATCTCCGTGGAGACCTTCGGCACCGGCAAGATCGAAGAAGAGCGCATCGACCAGCTGGTCCGCGAGCACTTCGACCTGCGCCCCTACGGCCTGGTGCAGATGCTGGACCTGAACAGGCCCATCTACCAGCCGACCGCCGCCTACGGCCACTTCGGCCGCGACGAGTTCCCCTGGGAAAAGACCGACAAGGCCGAAGCCCTGCGCGAAGCCGCTGGCCTCAAGTAA
- a CDS encoding SprT family zinc-dependent metalloprotease — translation MSKEVLETAVAACFERAEARFGRLFKRPGVSLDLRGRAAGQAHMGKGLLRFNKALYQDNRQAFLDEVVPHEVAHWLAWQLHGSRIRPHGIEWQALMVELFGLAPKRTHDFELKERTFTYHCRCRQHQLSVRRHNKVQRGDGQYQCRYCGQQLKAGLKG, via the coding sequence GTGAGCAAAGAAGTGTTGGAGACGGCCGTGGCGGCCTGTTTCGAGCGGGCCGAGGCCCGTTTTGGCCGCCTATTCAAGCGGCCTGGGGTCAGCCTGGATCTGCGCGGCCGGGCCGCCGGCCAAGCCCACATGGGCAAGGGGTTGCTGCGCTTCAACAAGGCGCTTTACCAAGACAACCGCCAGGCCTTCCTGGACGAGGTAGTGCCCCACGAGGTGGCCCACTGGCTGGCCTGGCAGCTGCACGGTTCCCGCATCCGCCCCCATGGCATTGAATGGCAGGCCCTGATGGTGGAGCTGTTTGGCCTGGCCCCCAAGCGCACCCACGATTTCGAGCTGAAGGAAAGGACCTTTACCTACCATTGCCGCTGCCGGCAGCACCAACTCAGCGTACGCCGCCACAACAAGGTGCAGAGGGGGGATGGCCAATACCAATGCCGCTACTGCGGCCAGCAACTCAAGGCAGGCCTAAAGGGCTAG
- the tkt gene encoding transketolase: MPSRRQLANAIRALSMDAVQKAKSGHPGAPMGMADIAEVLWNDYLNHNPQNPDWADRDRFVLSNGHGSMLIYSLLHLSGYDLGIEDLKQFRQMHSRTPGHPEYGYTPGVETTTGPLGQGITNAVGMAIAEKSLAAQFNRPGHDIVDHFTYVFLGDGCLMEGISHEACSLAGTLGLGKLIAFYDDNGISIDGHVEGWFTDDTAKRFEAYGWQVVRDVDGHSAEAVKAAIEEARSDLSRPTLVITKTIIGFGSPNKAGSHDCHGAPLGDDEIKASREFLKWEHAPFEIPADIYAGWDAKEKGAKLEGDWNTKFAAYQAAYPELAAEFLRRQKGELPADFADKAAAYVQQCQDKGEKIATRKASQNAIEAYAALLPEFMGGSADLAGSNLTLWSGSKPLTHDDASGNYIWYGVREFGMSAIMNGIALHGGFIPYGATFLMFMEYARNAVRMAALMKQRAIFVYTHDSIGLGEDGPTHQPVEQVASLRMTPNMSTWRPADTVESAVAWLHAIERTDGPTSLVFSRQNLPCLERSAQQLADVRKGGYIIKDCATAPELILIATGSEVELALNAAEVLAGKGRAVRVVSMPCTDVFEAQSKEYKESVLPAAVTKRVAVEALIADYWYKYVGLNGAVVGMTTFGESAPAGDLFKHFGFTVDNVVAVAEGL; the protein is encoded by the coding sequence ATGCCCTCCCGTCGCCAGCTTGCCAACGCCATCCGCGCCCTGTCCATGGACGCGGTCCAGAAAGCCAAATCCGGTCACCCCGGTGCCCCCATGGGTATGGCGGACATCGCCGAAGTGCTGTGGAACGATTACCTGAACCACAACCCCCAGAACCCCGACTGGGCCGACCGTGACCGCTTCGTGCTTTCCAACGGCCATGGCTCCATGCTGATCTATTCCCTGCTGCACCTCAGCGGCTACGATCTCGGCATCGAAGACCTCAAGCAGTTCCGCCAGATGCACAGTCGCACCCCGGGCCACCCCGAGTACGGCTACACCCCGGGCGTCGAGACCACCACCGGCCCCCTGGGCCAGGGCATCACCAACGCCGTGGGCATGGCCATCGCCGAGAAGAGCCTGGCCGCCCAGTTCAACAGACCCGGCCACGACATCGTCGACCACTTCACCTATGTGTTCCTGGGCGACGGCTGCCTGATGGAAGGCATCTCCCACGAAGCCTGCTCCCTGGCCGGCACCCTGGGCCTGGGCAAACTGATCGCCTTCTATGACGACAACGGCATCTCCATCGACGGCCACGTCGAAGGCTGGTTCACCGACGACACCGCCAAGCGCTTCGAAGCCTACGGCTGGCAAGTGGTCCGCGACGTGGACGGCCACTCAGCCGAAGCCGTCAAGGCCGCCATCGAGGAAGCCCGCTCCGATCTGAGCCGCCCGACCCTGGTGATCACCAAGACCATCATCGGTTTCGGCAGCCCCAACAAGGCCGGCAGCCACGACTGCCACGGCGCCCCCCTGGGCGACGACGAGATCAAGGCTTCCCGCGAATTCCTGAAGTGGGAGCACGCCCCCTTCGAGATCCCCGCCGACATCTATGCCGGTTGGGACGCCAAGGAGAAGGGCGCCAAGCTGGAAGGGGACTGGAACACCAAGTTCGCCGCCTACCAGGCCGCCTACCCCGAGCTGGCCGCCGAGTTCCTGCGCCGCCAGAAGGGCGAACTGCCCGCCGACTTTGCCGACAAGGCCGCCGCCTATGTGCAGCAGTGCCAGGACAAGGGCGAGAAGATAGCCACCCGCAAGGCCTCCCAGAACGCCATCGAAGCCTACGCAGCCCTGCTGCCGGAATTCATGGGCGGTTCCGCGGATCTGGCCGGTTCCAACCTGACCCTCTGGTCCGGCTCCAAGCCCCTGACCCATGATGATGCCTCCGGCAACTACATCTGGTACGGGGTGCGTGAATTTGGCATGAGCGCCATCATGAACGGCATCGCCCTGCACGGCGGTTTCATCCCCTACGGCGCCACCTTCCTGATGTTCATGGAATACGCCCGCAATGCCGTGCGCATGGCCGCCCTGATGAAGCAGCGCGCCATCTTCGTCTACACCCACGACTCCATCGGCCTCGGTGAAGACGGCCCCACCCACCAGCCGGTGGAGCAGGTGGCCAGCCTGCGCATGACCCCCAACATGAGCACCTGGCGCCCGGCCGACACCGTCGAGAGCGCCGTGGCTTGGCTGCACGCCATAGAGCGCACAGACGGCCCCACCTCCCTGGTGTTCAGCCGTCAGAACCTGCCCTGCCTGGAACGCAGTGCCCAGCAACTGGCCGACGTCCGTAAGGGTGGCTACATCATCAAGGACTGTGCCACTGCGCCTGAGCTTATCCTCATCGCCACCGGTTCCGAGGTTGAGCTGGCACTCAACGCCGCCGAGGTGCTGGCCGGCAAAGGCCGTGCGGTGCGTGTGGTTTCCATGCCCTGTACCGACGTCTTCGAGGCCCAGAGCAAGGAATACAAGGAGTCCGTGCTGCCGGCCGCCGTCACCAAGCGGGTGGCTGTCGAAGCCCTCATCGCCGACTACTGGTACAAGTACGTGGGCCTGAATGGCGCCGTGGTGGGCATGACCACCTTCGGTGAGTCCGCCCCGGCCGGCGACCTCTTCAAGCATTTCGGTTTCACCGTCGACAACGTCGTCGCCGTCGCCGAAGGCCTCTAA
- a CDS encoding dienelactone hydrolase family protein — protein sequence MAIQNLAVPYEVDGLPFEGRLLFKAGAKPDRALLMAPNFLGVSQGAIQLAEQLLDDNSAILVLDPYGTPVGNVEEAQAAMAPLKADNALLRRRLLAAYQALQDEAAKLGIAGDRLAAFGFCFGGACALELARMGLALRAVVTFHGLLETPQPETSKRPTGPVLVLNGAADPLVSKGAIAAFEAEMDGLEADWQLVNFGGTYHSFTDPSANRPGRSQYNPVVTRRAFAMMANLFDEVFA from the coding sequence ATGGCGATACAGAACCTCGCAGTGCCATACGAGGTGGACGGCCTGCCCTTCGAGGGCAGGCTGCTTTTCAAGGCTGGCGCCAAGCCAGACAGGGCCCTGCTGATGGCCCCCAATTTCCTGGGGGTCAGCCAGGGGGCCATCCAACTGGCCGAGCAATTGCTGGACGACAACAGCGCCATACTGGTGCTGGACCCTTACGGCACCCCGGTCGGTAACGTCGAGGAAGCCCAGGCCGCCATGGCGCCGCTTAAGGCCGACAACGCCCTGCTGCGCCGCCGGCTGCTGGCCGCCTACCAGGCATTGCAAGACGAAGCAGCCAAGCTGGGCATCGCCGGGGACAGGCTGGCCGCCTTCGGCTTCTGCTTCGGCGGCGCCTGCGCCTTGGAGCTGGCGCGGATGGGATTGGCGCTGAGGGCAGTGGTGACCTTCCACGGCCTGCTGGAGACCCCGCAGCCAGAGACCAGCAAGAGGCCCACTGGCCCGGTGCTGGTGCTGAACGGCGCCGCCGATCCCCTGGTATCGAAGGGGGCCATCGCCGCCTTCGAGGCGGAGATGGACGGCCTGGAAGCGGACTGGCAGCTGGTGAACTTCGGCGGCACCTACCATTCCTTCACCGACCCCAGTGCCAACAGGCCGGGGCGCAGCCAGTACAACCCGGTGGTGACCCGAAGGGCCTTCGCCATGATGGCGAACCTCTTCGACGAGGTCTTCGCCTGA
- the asnB gene encoding asparagine synthase B codes for MCSIFGILDLKSDPQELRKTALEMSKRMRHRGPDWSGIYADNNAIIAHERLAIVDMNNGAQPLYNAEKNHVLAVNGEIYNHRAIRQQYQDSYAFQTESDCEVILALYKDKGEAFLDELNGIFAFVLYDATDNSYLIGRDHMGIIPLYIGWDKDGNFYVASEMKALTPVCNQVETFPPGHYLSSKDGQIKRYYQRDWQAYEAVEHNPSSAAELREALDAAVKRQLMSDVPYGVLLSGGLDSSVISALAQLHAARRIEDDEQSAAWWPRLHSFAVGLKGSPDLAAAQTVAQHIGTVHHEMHFTVQEGLDALRDVIYHLETYDVTTIRAATPMYLMARKIKAMGIKMVLSGEGSDELFGGYLYFHKAPNAREFHEETLRKLDKLYLFDCLRANKAMAAWGIEARVPFLDKEFMDLAMRLNPADKMCGNGKIEKHIVREAFADLLPESVAWRQKEQFSDGVGYSWIDSLKEMTAMEVTDQQLQTAQYRFPLHTPDTKEAYYYRQIFEEHFGSQDSVVRTVPHGKSVACSTPAALAWDASFQNNADPSGRAAKGVHQSAY; via the coding sequence ATGTGTTCTATTTTCGGTATTTTGGATCTGAAGTCTGACCCCCAGGAACTGCGTAAAACCGCCCTGGAAATGTCCAAACGCATGCGCCACCGCGGCCCCGACTGGTCCGGTATCTACGCCGACAACAATGCCATCATCGCCCACGAGCGCCTGGCCATCGTCGACATGAATAATGGCGCCCAGCCCCTCTACAATGCCGAAAAGAACCATGTGTTGGCCGTTAATGGCGAGATCTACAATCACAGGGCCATCCGCCAGCAATACCAGGACAGCTACGCCTTCCAGACCGAGTCCGACTGCGAGGTGATACTGGCGCTCTACAAGGACAAGGGCGAAGCCTTCCTCGACGAACTGAACGGCATCTTCGCCTTCGTGCTCTATGACGCCACCGACAACAGCTACCTGATCGGCCGCGACCACATGGGCATAATCCCGCTCTACATCGGCTGGGATAAGGACGGCAACTTCTATGTGGCCTCCGAGATGAAGGCCCTGACCCCGGTCTGCAACCAAGTGGAGACCTTCCCCCCCGGCCATTACCTGTCCTCCAAGGACGGCCAGATCAAACGCTACTACCAGCGTGACTGGCAGGCCTACGAGGCGGTGGAGCACAACCCCAGCTCGGCGGCCGAGCTGCGCGAGGCCCTGGACGCCGCCGTCAAGCGCCAGCTGATGTCGGACGTGCCCTACGGGGTGCTGCTGTCCGGCGGCCTGGACTCGTCGGTGATCTCGGCCCTGGCCCAGCTCCACGCCGCGCGCCGTATCGAGGACGACGAGCAAAGCGCCGCCTGGTGGCCGAGGCTCCACTCCTTCGCCGTCGGTCTCAAGGGCTCGCCGGACCTTGCCGCCGCCCAGACAGTGGCCCAGCACATAGGCACAGTGCACCACGAGATGCACTTCACGGTGCAGGAGGGCCTGGATGCGTTGCGGGACGTCATCTACCACCTGGAAACCTATGACGTCACCACCATCCGCGCCGCTACCCCCATGTACCTGATGGCCCGCAAGATCAAGGCCATGGGCATCAAGATGGTGCTCTCCGGCGAAGGCTCTGACGAGCTGTTCGGCGGCTACCTCTACTTCCACAAGGCCCCCAACGCCCGGGAGTTCCACGAGGAAACCCTGCGCAAGCTGGACAAGCTCTACCTCTTCGACTGCCTGAGGGCCAACAAGGCCATGGCCGCCTGGGGCATAGAGGCCCGCGTGCCCTTCCTGGACAAGGAGTTCATGGATCTCGCCATGCGCCTCAACCCGGCCGACAAGATGTGCGGCAACGGCAAGATTGAGAAGCACATAGTCAGGGAGGCCTTTGCCGACCTGCTGCCAGAATCGGTGGCCTGGCGCCAGAAGGAGCAGTTCTCCGACGGCGTCGGCTACAGCTGGATAGACAGCCTCAAGGAGATGACGGCCATGGAGGTCACAGACCAGCAGCTGCAGACGGCCCAGTACCGCTTCCCGCTCCACACCCCGGACACCAAGGAAGCCTATTACTACCGCCAGATCTTCGAAGAGCATTTCGGCAGCCAAGATTCGGTGGTCCGTACCGTGCCCCACGGCAAGTCGGTGGCCTGTTCGACGCCGGCGGCCCTGGCCTGGGATGCCAGCTTCCAGAACAACGCCGACCCCTCGGGCAGGGCCGCCAAAGGGGTCCACCAAAGCGCCTATTGA